The genome window TCTTTTGCTGCAACAaccaaaaatgtgcggtccgcacaaatcaactgcggtccgcaattcttgCAACACTTAGCCAGATTTCTGTCCACAATTCCTGTAAGTCATACTAacccctgtagcacacttcaaatcaagttagaataaaaacaacacctaactacaaaaggaaaatgaaaagaaacatgggttgcctcccaagaagtacctgatttaacgtcgcggcacgacgcagaataccatcaattgaaatgaatgacttccacgacgtggctatctccaGCTTTTCCCAAGTAGTGcctcacccggtgaccattgactcggaatactttattatttttgtttttcaagtccaatgcagcagaaggtgtcacacccacaatttcaaaaggaccactcaatttagactttagcttcccgggaaacatcctatgccttgagttaaacaacaatacaagatcgcccatattgaactctttgttccaaatgtatttgtcatgaagacatttcatcttttctttgtatagGGACGAAcctgcataagcatggtaccggaactcatccaattcagtcaaatgtgcaacccgcaagttagttgctacatcccaatcaagattcaacgtctttagagcccacatggccttgtgctctagtttcACCAGAAGATGGCAAGCTTTTAGGAATAGCAACCGGTATAGCGACATTCCTATAGGTGTTTTGTACGCtgtctgataagcccataatgcatcatcaagcttcttggaccaatccgtctgaTTAGCATTAGTTTTTTGGACatgatactctttatctccctattggagacttccacttgcccaatagcttgtgggtgataaggggtcgtgactttatgagtaacaccatacttgctaatcAAAAGTGttgaaagccttgttgcaaaaatgtgaccccccatcTCTTATAATAGCACGTGgggtaccaaaccttgtgaaataTTCTTCTTTAAGAAATTCACTACACTTCTCGCCTCGTTGTTGGGTAAagaaacggcctcaacccatttggacacataatcaactgtgaccaagatgtaggtgtttccacaagaactcacaaaagggcccatgaagttaataccccacacatcgaaaatatcaatctccaagatggttgtgagaggcatttcattcttctttgagattccaccggcccgctgacattcatcatatcttttcactagctcacctacatccttgtaaagagtaggatAATAGAAGCtgcaactaagcactttggcttccgttcttgctccaccatgatgaccaccatatggcgaagaatgacaagccccaagaattttaccttgctcttcttccggtacacatcttctaatcacctcaTCCATaaaaatccggaaaaggtatggttcataccaataatagtcttgacaatcccgtttgatcttcttcttttggtttgaagagaactcattcggaatgattccacacacaagataatttgctagatccgcgaaccatggcacctctttcattgaaatagcgaAGATTCACTCATcgaggaaggagtcattgatttcaaggccatcatgctgcctcccctcctcctctaaatgagacaagtggtccgccacttggttttcactcccttttaTATCTTGGATATAAATATCAAATCTTACAACAAAAGCACTCATCTAATCAACTAAGCTTTGGAGttcttcttgctcataagataccgAAGCgctgcatgatccgtgtggacaatgacttttgcacccatcaagtacgggcggaacttctcaattgcaaacacaatggcaaggagctctttctccgtaatagtatagttgacttgggcactattcatggtcttactagcatagtagaacGGATGAAAAAGTTTGTTGATGCAtttccccaaaacagccccaaccgctatgTCACttacatcacacatgagttcaaaagggataatctaatttggagcggtgatgatgggggTAGTTGAGAACTTGAACTTCTACAATTCAAAAGacctcatgcaatcatcattgaagttgaacttagcatccttctcaagaagcttgcacacaggttcaccaccttagacaaatctttgatgaaacgccgGTAAAATCTCACATGGCCTAAGAATCTCTgtacacccttcaccgaagttggaggtgggaGTTTAGAAATCACTTCCATTttttccttgtcaacttcaattccatgctttgggattttgtggccaaggacaatgccttcctcaaccatgaaatggcatttctcccaattaagcaccaaatttgtttcttcacatctagccaacaattttatctaaatttgcaagacaatcattaagaatccccaaccactgaaaagtcatccatgaaaactttaaGGTAGTATtctaccatgtccgtgaagatagccatcatacacctttgaaaagtcaccggtgcattgcacaaaccaaatggcattcgcTTGAGGGAGAAAGTAACATAAGgacatataaatgttgttttctATTGATCTtccagagcaataagaatttggttgtagcccgaatacccatcaaaAAAGTAATAGAAAGCACAAccggccaatctatcgagcatttgatctaagaaaggaagtggaaagtgatccttccttgtgactttgttgagcttgtgatagtccatacataccctccataaggtcaccattcttgtaggaatcaactcattcttgtcattggtgaccactttcatgccccctttctttggtacacattgaaccggagaagtccacgaactatcggagatgggtagaccaccccggcatccaaccacttgataatctccttcttgacaacttcttgcatagtcTCATTGAGTATCCTTTAATGTTCAATATATGGTTTGgcgccatcctccaacttgatcttatgcatgcaaaaggcggggcttatcccccgaatatccgccaatgtccacctaatagccttcttcctcttttgtagcaccaccaatatggaatctacctgcacgttagtcaaacaagaggaaataatacccggtaaagtagaacaggggccaagaaattcaaaccgaagatgtggaggaaatggcttcaactccaaggtgggaggctcttaaatagaaggctttgtaggaggatttgtcctattttcaagatccaaagataattttcagggtgcatagttgtatgaccccattccttgcaaaaagttcacacattccataaaGCCATCCATCtcttcatcatcaaagttgagcaagacggcctccaacatataaccaacattgattgtagctcttgtatcatcaataataacatcggtcaccaagtgcACAAACGAACACACCTCATTgatatttggttgccgcatggacttgtacatatggaataccactttttcatcaccaacccagaATGTAAGCTCTccagcttcaacatcacaaagagccttccccgtagcaaggaaaggtctcccaagaataatcggcacttcatagtcaacctcacaatctatAATGACAAAATCCACCGAAAGAATGAATTTATCgacacgaaccaagacatcttcaatcactcccaaaagcctcttcatagtacgatcggccatttgcaatctcatataggtgggtcttggttgctcAATCCCCAAAGTTTTAAAAaccaaatagggcatcaaatcacaaagagctttagcaaactcggcacttccaattgtacaaagAATCGTTAAAGCAccaggatcctccaacttaggagccattgaatgcacaattgcactcacttgatgagtgactttgatagtttcaaaatttattgaccgcttctttgtcacgagatccttcataaatttggcataaccaggcatttgttccaaagcttcaactaatggcacattgattgagagactcttcatcatttgaatgaacttcttgaattgattatCACTGTTTTGGTTGTCAAGTCTTTGAGGGTACgaaggtggaggcttaggcaatagtgcattagccttttgcactaccggctctggtatgtcaataatgtgatccccaGACGGGtttacctcctcttgagtctcttccacactatcatcaatatcaatctgaacttcatcattaggttgcaccacattgttcggaaTCTCTTCTTCTTGtatcacttgctcatcatccacaagttgcctttgacttgaagTGGGTACATTCTCACCACTTCTTTTttttgtagtaacggccatggcatgccccgtgttatttccaccctttgggtttactatagtgtcacttggtagtgcccccttagaacgagaatttagagcttaaGAGATTTGCcctatttgaacttctaagttgcagattgatgtgttgtgtgaggtaaGTTGGGCAACCGAATTGGCATTCTttttcatcatttgcttgaacatatttttaatacgtcccatctcattgtttgaagaacttgaagcatgggaaggataaggaggcgggttgctcagTTGtcgatacatcgggggcctttgaaaacccaacccccggttgccttgattgttgttccatccgccttgattgttaccccacCCCCCAATCTCCTTGATtatttccactccaatttccttgattgttgttattatgccaatttccttgattattgtttccgctccaattgccttgaatgttagaataccaattgccttgattgtttggAGGTCGCCATTATTGTtagtttgggccttggaagttatttctttgcccttgaaagttgttcacatattgcacttcctcctcttattcattataggaatcattcaaacccactatcttcttgcacattattctccactcgattttgcacttgtggacccttgttcctcctcttgttcaccatcatgttcactccctctatggcattgacttgcttggGATTTTgtacttgatttagttgggcTTTTTGTAGTTgcgtcatggtggttgtcaactcggaaATGGCTTGCACATGGtcttgcaactctttgtgaaggtggatcatgtttgggtcaccttgtggaacattggcccgggattgccaagccgatgacgttttcgccatctcatccaaaatctcacacgcctccgcataaggcgtagtcatgaagtttccaccagcaagttgattcactacacaatggttggttgtgttaatcccacgatacaaagtttgttgaatcatgttctccgtcatatcgttgttgggacattccttaaccattattCTATAatgttcccatatctcgtgtagtggttcattcggctcttactttaatgccaaaatctcatctcgaagtgtagccatgtgccccggagagaagaacttagaaataaacttttccgccaactcatccaaagtgtgaatggaatggttcggcaaacgttccaaccaatctaaagctttcccccgtagagagaagggaaaaagccttagcctcaatgcatcctcggagacatttgtttgttttctcccccaacacgtgtccacaaaccccttcaaatatttgtatgcattttgaactggagcaccggtgaagaagacacgttgctctagcaaagtgagaatcacattggttatttgaaactttcccgccctaatacggggagggactattacaCTTGCATATCCTCCATTGGGTAATAccaggtgtggagccgctcgtggtggaggtgggggtggagcggggaTATTGTCAagaggcactcggcctcttcaattggcttgaggttcaagaggaacctcatcaacttgctCATCCTCGACATCCACATTCCCCAAAGGCAAATTTCCGAGCTCATTATTttccatggttgtacctacgatgtctaacacaagttagtaacacggaaggaaaagaagatattccaaaaatacacccaaatatatatctaacaccgttttaactccccggcaacggcgccaaaaattgatccacgtccaatccgcactcaatagtgagtgaaaaTGGTCATtagaagaatagtacccaacaagagtcgggatcgatttccacagggagttactaGGAGTGTTAGGAGTATACATTGACGAAAGCGAAAGGAATagctaaattgcacttccacagaatgttttgatttctaattctaattttactctagcaattataagctaagaaaagaaactagaagcgaatcagtatttttggtgtttttccaaataataaaaggcctagggttgtgaccataacctaggtgtttgactaatgggataaagatgttaacacttgttttgttgattggggtgtattatagctcttaactctacgttacccactcaatacctctcggccagagtgtgattttgcccaatttggctttctcaagtccaaatgggtatcaaacaaaattgttgatatgagctcaagtcgggttcttactatccCTAGTTTGAACCCTTGAACTAAGCTAATCAATTAATCCAATTCCTTGTTATCTAAGTTATcttagactaggtctctctttctcaagtagagactaagtcaaataggcatgaatcaatgtttgcaaccattaattctaaaattgaagcatgaactaagaaGCTAAGTAatcaatacccaatcataaacaagcattaaattaatcacccataagggCATTCGGTCCCTTTTTAGGGAGGGGGATCCGTTCTTTTGAAGGAGGGACATGTGATGGGGTTGTGagtggggacaagcatgggggacaaacaTGAAGGACaagggaaagtggagtggggacaaagtATGGGGGGACAAAGAGTGAAGGGCaagggaaagtggagtggggacacgcgtggaAGATGGGAGCGGAAAAGATGGAGTGAGAAGTGAGATATTGGTGAAATGAGT of Nicotiana tomentosiformis chromosome 7, ASM39032v3, whole genome shotgun sequence contains these proteins:
- the LOC138896254 gene encoding uncharacterized protein, giving the protein MAVTTKKRSGENVPTSSQRQLVDDEQVIQEEEIPNNVVQPNDEVQIDIDDSVEETQEEVNPSGDHIIDIPEPVVQKANALLPKPPPSYPQRLDNQNSDNQFKKFIQMMKITHQVSAIVHSMAPKLEDPGALTILCTIGSAEFAKALCDLMPYLVFKTLGIEQPRPTYMRLQMADRTMKRLLGVIEDVLVRVDKFILSVDFVIIDCEVDYEVPIILGRPFLATGKALCDVEAGELTFWVGDEKVVFHMYKSMRQPNINEVCSFVHLVTDVIIDDTRATINVGYMLEAVLLNFDDEEMDGFMECVNFLQGMGSYNYAP